From Nitrospirota bacterium, a single genomic window includes:
- a CDS encoding PAS domain S-box protein → MENSITEEDENRKSDELIKHLASFPQLNPNPVIEVDISGNVVFINPGAVRILDGLGLDKKDAAIFLPLELGVILDDLNRKSECSFSLEVVVKDRIFHETIQLIPQFNVARIYAFDITERKRAEEALRESGLRERERAEELATVLEAVPTPVIIVHDPDSTHMTGNRAADDLLKQPHGAEVSLSAPSKVRPRHFRALKDGRELRLEELPAQRAARGEHVQDFEFSLVFDDGTIRHLLGYGTPLLDDRGFPRGAVHVLIDITDRKKSEAALARSKSEFEAMFNSITDAVVFADMQRRVLMVNPAVERLFGYSPDEIIGRSAEIFYPDGDTYERIGREVYLNQTNVDSMPFEVRYRRRDGSLFYAETLGTKVKDVQGNIIGFIGIHRDITERKQAAEELQRAHDELEERIRMRTSELAALNDDLEAEIYERRKAERRLARINALYSVLSRVNEAIVRIHDPERLFEQTCRIIIDSKLFKMAWIGLLDPQTSKVEPIASAGDSGKYLDRITIIAMDVPEGRGPTGRAIVEGKVMVCPDIENDPTMQPWRESAMKAGFRSSAAFPLHAGSAVVGALTAYAETPHFFTDEELNLLSSLADDISFAIEAMAAEKKRIEAESSLLASSAEIKDLYNNAPCGYHSLDKEGRIVSINDTELSWLGYERDEVIGRKIDEFHARESRKRFKQLFPKFLKSGSIREVEFELIRKDGTLLPILLNATAMRDRDNNFIMTRSTVFDITERKAQERQTEAANNVLKLLSATASRSEYLNALVSQLKSWCGCSSVGIRIVGGEGDVPFAAHSGFSNKFLKQEDCLSLGKDSCACIRVIDEKPRRVETGFMTGEGSFVCNDTSSLCSKNLRDFYRHACIREGFSSLAVVPVRYRTEVIGALHLADPQKDAFPLQIIDFIETITPLVGEAVHRFSIEEELTASREQLRAFSAHLQEAREEERTKIAREIHDELGQILTAAGMELSILKNRYNDQAPIKKAALSVIGLLDNAVADIQRICEELRPRVLDHLGLPVAIKQEAAAFIKRTGIPCSLDLVSKIPGLTDESAVALFRIFQEALTNVARHSGAKAVSIRLIADKKNIILEITDNGKGISSQEFGKSTSLGLIGMRERVREISGEVTIQGTAGKGTVVTVRIPSGKRSEKR, encoded by the coding sequence ATGGAAAATTCGATAACAGAAGAAGACGAAAACAGGAAATCAGATGAGCTGATAAAGCACCTCGCCTCCTTTCCTCAACTGAATCCGAATCCGGTCATCGAGGTGGATATTTCCGGCAACGTCGTATTTATCAACCCCGGAGCTGTCCGTATTCTTGACGGTCTGGGCTTGGACAAGAAGGATGCGGCTATATTCCTGCCTCTGGAACTGGGTGTCATTCTGGATGACCTGAATAGGAAATCCGAATGTTCCTTTTCCCTCGAGGTGGTAGTCAAGGATAGGATTTTCCACGAAACTATCCAGCTTATTCCGCAATTCAATGTCGCACGCATTTATGCTTTCGATATCACGGAGCGTAAGCGAGCAGAGGAGGCGCTTCGGGAGAGTGGGCTGCGTGAACGTGAACGGGCGGAGGAATTGGCCACTGTGCTAGAGGCTGTGCCGACTCCTGTTATTATCGTCCATGACCCTGATTCAACCCACATGACAGGAAATCGCGCAGCAGATGACCTGCTTAAGCAACCGCACGGCGCTGAGGTCTCGCTGTCAGCGCCTTCTAAGGTGAGGCCGCGTCATTTCAGGGCGCTCAAGGATGGACGTGAACTAAGGCTTGAGGAGCTTCCTGCGCAGCGGGCTGCCCGCGGCGAACATGTACAGGACTTCGAGTTCAGCCTGGTCTTCGACGATGGCACAATCAGACACCTGCTGGGTTACGGCACTCCCCTGCTGGACGATCGGGGCTTTCCGCGCGGAGCAGTCCACGTCCTGATTGACATTACCGACCGCAAAAAGTCTGAAGCAGCTCTGGCCAGAAGCAAATCCGAGTTTGAGGCGATGTTTAATTCCATCACCGATGCTGTGGTATTCGCTGACATGCAGAGAAGAGTGCTAATGGTCAATCCTGCGGTAGAAAGGCTTTTCGGCTATTCACCGGATGAGATCATCGGCCGTTCTGCCGAGATCTTTTATCCGGACGGAGACACGTATGAGAGGATTGGAAGGGAAGTCTATCTGAATCAGACAAATGTGGACTCCATGCCTTTTGAGGTTCGGTATCGGCGGAGGGACGGGTCGCTCTTTTATGCTGAAACGCTTGGCACTAAAGTTAAAGATGTCCAAGGCAATATTATTGGTTTTATCGGGATTCACCGCGACATTACTGAGCGCAAGCAGGCAGCGGAGGAACTGCAGCGAGCACACGATGAGCTTGAGGAGCGTATACGGATGCGCACTTCTGAACTGGCGGCTCTCAATGACGACCTTGAAGCAGAGATATATGAACGCAGAAAGGCAGAAAGAAGGCTTGCACGCATAAACGCGCTCTACTCGGTCCTGTCACGGGTGAACGAGGCCATTGTCCGCATCCACGATCCCGAAAGACTGTTTGAACAGACCTGCCGCATTATTATTGACAGCAAACTCTTTAAGATGGCATGGATCGGACTCCTTGACCCTCAAACGTCAAAGGTCGAACCAATTGCCAGCGCAGGGGACAGCGGCAAATACCTTGACCGCATCACGATCATCGCGATGGACGTCCCTGAAGGGCGGGGGCCAACCGGGAGGGCGATCGTCGAAGGGAAGGTCATGGTATGCCCGGACATAGAAAATGACCCGACGATGCAGCCCTGGCGAGAGTCTGCAATGAAGGCGGGTTTTCGCTCATCTGCAGCCTTTCCCCTGCATGCTGGCTCCGCAGTCGTCGGTGCACTCACTGCATATGCCGAAACCCCCCACTTCTTTACGGACGAAGAGCTCAACCTGCTTTCTTCACTTGCAGACGATATATCCTTTGCGATCGAAGCCATGGCCGCAGAGAAGAAAAGGATCGAGGCCGAAAGCTCTCTTTTGGCATCTTCTGCTGAGATCAAAGACCTGTACAACAATGCCCCCTGTGGCTATCACTCTCTGGACAAGGAGGGCAGGATCGTCAGCATTAATGACACTGAACTCTCCTGGCTGGGATATGAAAGGGACGAAGTGATCGGCAGAAAGATAGATGAGTTTCATGCCAGGGAGAGCAGAAAACGGTTTAAGCAGCTTTTTCCGAAATTCCTGAAATCAGGATCTATCAGGGAAGTCGAATTCGAGCTGATCCGCAAGGATGGAACATTGCTGCCGATCCTTCTGAATGCCACGGCTATGCGTGACAGGGACAATAATTTCATAATGACCCGCTCAACTGTCTTTGACATTACCGAACGCAAGGCACAGGAACGCCAGACCGAGGCAGCCAACAATGTGCTCAAGCTCTTATCCGCCACTGCCTCGCGTTCCGAATATCTGAATGCCCTTGTCAGCCAGCTTAAGAGCTGGTGCGGATGCAGCTCTGTCGGCATACGGATTGTGGGGGGGGAAGGGGATGTCCCGTTTGCAGCGCATAGCGGGTTCAGCAATAAGTTCCTGAAGCAGGAGGACTGCCTCTCGCTTGGGAAAGACTCCTGCGCCTGCATCAGGGTGATTGACGAAAAGCCCCGCAGGGTCGAGACGGGTTTTATGACAGGAGAAGGTTCTTTTGTCTGCAACGACACGTCCAGCCTTTGCTCCAAAAATCTGCGTGACTTTTACCGGCATGCCTGCATCCGCGAAGGGTTTTCCTCTCTGGCCGTGGTCCCGGTACGGTACCGCACCGAGGTAATCGGCGCTCTACACCTTGCTGATCCCCAAAAGGATGCATTCCCGCTGCAGATCATTGACTTTATCGAAACCATTACGCCGCTGGTCGGCGAGGCTGTGCATCGGTTCTCCATCGAGGAAGAGCTGACCGCTTCCCGGGAGCAGCTGCGCGCATTTTCAGCTCATCTGCAGGAGGCTCGGGAAGAGGAACGTACGAAGATCGCCAGAGAGATCCATGACGAACTGGGCCAGATCCTTACTGCAGCAGGGATGGAGTTGTCTATATTGAAGAACCGCTACAACGATCAGGCCCCCATAAAGAAGGCTGCCTTATCGGTCATCGGACTGCTTGATAATGCTGTTGCAGATATACAGAGGATTTGTGAGGAACTGCGGCCGCGAGTGCTGGATCATCTCGGTCTGCCGGTGGCCATTAAGCAGGAGGCTGCTGCTTTTATAAAGCGCACCGGTATCCCCTGCTCGCTCGACCTTGTCAGTAAAATCCCCGGCCTGACCGATGAGTCTGCTGTCGCTCTTTTCCGCATCTTTCAGGAAGCGCTGACCAATGTCGCAAGGCATTCAGGGGCTAAAGCAGTATCGATCCGCCTCATCGCAGACAAGAAAAATATCATTCTTGAGATAACGGACAATGGCAAAGGAATCTCCAGTCAGGAATTCGGCAAGAGCACATCATTAGGCCTGATCGGCATGCGTGAACGGGTGCGCGAAATCAGCGGTGAAGTGACTATCCAGGGAACTGCAGGCAAGGGAACTGTTGTGACCGTCCGGATCCCGTCCGGAAAACGCTCAGAAAAGAGGTGA
- a CDS encoding DUF2934 domain-containing protein, protein MSYQDEVEKIAYELYEASGRISGRDLDNWIEAEHIVARKYAQKKSGNRQGKETTADCGKNVPQKRKQPAGDRMAVA, encoded by the coding sequence ATGTCATATCAGGATGAAGTAGAAAAAATCGCATACGAACTTTACGAAGCAAGCGGGAGGATTAGCGGCCGTGATCTTGACAACTGGATTGAGGCAGAGCACATCGTGGCACGCAAGTATGCTCAGAAGAAAAGCGGGAACAGGCAGGGAAAAGAAACTACAGCAGACTGCGGCAAAAATGTCCCTCAGAAGCGCAAACAGCCGGCTGGCGACAGGATGGCAGTGGCATAA
- a CDS encoding TusE/DsrC/DsvC family sulfur relay protein, which yields MGYTVVALKNKIMEMYPEIEKNGILVGLVFHEEKNAYVVNFRKGAHLLSTHLEKKDADECMDGFKCVHLGGQIGQFIKNFISDRPPVPEMLMIECCGYSACIDNDGYLLNFHDWNESIAFGLAEREGIKELTDDQIDILKFVRAHYEQYNYFPIIRSICKNLHQDKDCLSEKFVNPAIVWKLAGLPKPDAVIMNLLEHNEPPT from the coding sequence ATGGGCTACACAGTTGTCGCACTAAAAAATAAAATCATGGAGATGTACCCGGAGATCGAGAAGAACGGCATCCTTGTGGGTCTTGTCTTCCATGAAGAAAAGAATGCCTATGTCGTCAATTTCAGAAAAGGGGCCCATCTGCTCTCTACCCATCTTGAGAAGAAGGATGCTGATGAGTGTATGGACGGGTTTAAATGCGTACATCTGGGAGGCCAGATAGGGCAGTTCATTAAGAATTTTATTAGTGACCGGCCCCCGGTGCCGGAGATGCTGATGATAGAATGCTGTGGATATTCAGCCTGTATTGATAATGACGGCTATCTGCTAAATTTTCATGACTGGAATGAAAGCATTGCCTTCGGTCTGGCAGAGAGGGAGGGAATAAAGGAACTGACCGATGATCAGATCGATATTCTGAAATTCGTTAGAGCCCACTACGAGCAGTACAATTATTTTCCGATCATCAGATCTATCTGTAAGAACCTGCATCAGGATAAGGACTGCCTCAGCGAAAAGTTTGTGAATCCGGCTATTGTATGGAAGCTGGCCGGGCTGCCGAAACCCGACGCAGTGATCATGAATCTCCTGGAGCATAACGAACCGCCCACATGA